A genomic stretch from Ureibacillus composti includes:
- the mutS gene encoding DNA mismatch repair protein MutS: protein MTTYTPMMQQYLLIKSEYEDAFLFYRLGDFYEMFFDDALKASQILEITLTGRDAGGKERIPMCGVPYHSARGYIETLVSKGYKVAICEQTEDPKQAKGVVKREVVQLITPGTITEGKTIDGKSNHFLGCAEQLDEQHFAFAYLDVSTGEANASIIEGGSKTLLLQLQALNIRELVVTEHLQILLAEHASNLGIVLSLENEEMPNAESEKYVQGLPKTLHGVAKSLLQYVERTQMRSLTHIQSFTYIESKQYLRIDTNSKRNLELLQSIRGGDQKGTLLWLLDETVTAMGGRKLKQWLHQPLANRSAIDRRLGIVTELLDEFFLRDELRELLKAVYDLERLAGRVAFGNVGGRDLAQLRESLRQVPFIKEKLIQSGKETLVQLGSNLDECQDIEQILAKAITDEPPISIKEGGVIRDGYHEKLDELRYASRNGKDWIAQLEQKERELTGIKNLKIGYNRVFGYYIEITKSNIANADLTRYERKQTLANAERYITEELKEKEAIILNAEEQSLSLEYDLFVELREELKAFIPRVQVLASQISELDVYVSFAVVTEKYRFVKPEFHEGKALKIVNGRHPVVEKMLNKQLYVPNDCILTEQKNMMLITGPNMSGKSTYMRQVALIVVLAQMGCYVPADEAVLPITDQIFTRIGAADDLASGQSTFMVEMLESQHAITNATEHSLLLFDEIGRGTSTYDGMALAQSMMEYIHDKIGANTLFSTHYHELTELEEELTKLQNVHVSATEKDGKVVFLHKVKQGAADKSYGVHVAQLAEMPEAIIERAQILLEKFEAKEHATVKNSKEEDGELQLSFFDEEVKQEEVHESQVEQVEPVEQVVQTNAELEVIERLEKMNIMGTSPIQAINVLYELQQTLLTKK, encoded by the coding sequence ATGACGACATACACACCGATGATGCAACAGTATTTATTAATTAAATCTGAATATGAAGATGCCTTCCTCTTTTATCGATTAGGGGATTTCTATGAAATGTTTTTTGATGATGCCTTAAAAGCTTCCCAAATCCTCGAAATTACGCTAACGGGTCGTGATGCAGGTGGGAAAGAACGGATTCCGATGTGCGGAGTTCCTTACCATTCAGCTCGAGGTTACATCGAGACGTTGGTTTCAAAGGGTTACAAAGTCGCGATTTGTGAGCAAACGGAAGATCCAAAGCAAGCAAAAGGTGTTGTAAAACGTGAAGTGGTTCAACTCATCACCCCGGGGACGATTACAGAGGGGAAAACAATTGATGGAAAATCAAACCATTTCCTCGGTTGTGCAGAACAGCTTGACGAGCAGCATTTTGCCTTTGCCTATCTTGATGTATCTACAGGTGAAGCGAACGCATCCATCATTGAGGGTGGATCAAAGACTTTATTACTTCAACTACAGGCACTTAACATAAGAGAACTGGTAGTGACAGAGCACCTGCAAATTTTACTTGCCGAACATGCGTCGAATCTAGGAATTGTTTTATCGCTCGAAAACGAAGAAATGCCAAATGCTGAGTCCGAAAAATATGTGCAAGGACTTCCAAAAACTTTACATGGTGTGGCAAAGTCACTTTTACAATATGTTGAACGTACACAAATGCGTTCACTAACACATATTCAATCGTTTACATATATCGAATCAAAACAATATTTACGAATAGACACGAATTCAAAACGTAATCTAGAGCTCCTTCAATCCATTCGTGGGGGAGATCAAAAAGGAACGCTTCTTTGGCTGTTAGATGAAACGGTGACAGCAATGGGCGGTCGTAAATTAAAACAATGGTTACATCAACCGTTAGCAAACCGTAGTGCCATTGACCGTCGTCTGGGTATCGTAACAGAGCTATTAGATGAATTTTTCCTTCGCGATGAATTACGTGAGCTGTTAAAAGCCGTTTATGACCTAGAACGTTTAGCAGGTCGCGTTGCATTTGGTAATGTCGGAGGCCGTGATTTAGCGCAGCTTCGTGAATCGCTTAGACAAGTACCATTTATCAAAGAGAAGCTCATCCAAAGTGGCAAAGAAACGCTCGTTCAACTAGGTAGCAATTTGGATGAATGCCAAGACATTGAACAGATTTTAGCCAAAGCGATTACCGATGAACCACCGATCTCAATCAAAGAAGGTGGTGTTATTCGCGATGGATATCATGAAAAATTAGATGAACTACGCTATGCGTCGCGCAACGGGAAAGACTGGATTGCGCAGCTTGAACAAAAAGAACGCGAACTAACAGGCATTAAAAATTTGAAAATCGGCTACAACCGTGTATTTGGTTATTATATCGAAATAACAAAATCAAACATTGCTAATGCTGACTTAACGCGTTATGAACGCAAACAAACTTTAGCCAATGCAGAGCGCTACATTACAGAAGAACTAAAAGAAAAAGAAGCAATTATTTTAAACGCCGAAGAACAAAGTTTATCGTTGGAATATGATTTATTTGTGGAATTACGTGAGGAGTTAAAAGCTTTCATTCCACGTGTACAAGTTCTTGCTTCACAAATTAGTGAACTAGACGTGTATGTAAGCTTTGCGGTAGTGACTGAGAAATACCGATTTGTAAAACCAGAATTTCATGAAGGAAAAGCACTGAAAATAGTGAATGGTCGTCACCCGGTCGTTGAAAAAATGTTAAATAAACAACTTTATGTTCCTAATGACTGTATTTTGACGGAGCAAAAGAACATGATGCTCATCACGGGGCCAAATATGTCCGGTAAAAGTACGTATATGCGTCAAGTGGCGCTAATTGTTGTACTGGCGCAGATGGGCTGTTATGTTCCGGCTGATGAAGCAGTGCTACCAATTACTGACCAAATTTTCACACGTATTGGGGCTGCGGATGATTTAGCATCTGGTCAATCAACGTTTATGGTGGAAATGCTTGAATCTCAACATGCCATTACAAATGCAACAGAACATAGCTTATTGTTATTCGATGAAATTGGGCGCGGAACTTCAACATATGATGGGATGGCGCTTGCCCAATCGATGATGGAATATATTCACGATAAAATTGGTGCCAATACTTTATTCTCAACTCACTATCATGAACTAACTGAACTTGAAGAAGAGCTTACAAAACTACAAAATGTACATGTTAGCGCGACTGAAAAAGATGGGAAAGTTGTCTTTTTACATAAGGTGAAGCAAGGCGCAGCAGATAAAAGTTACGGAGTTCACGTAGCGCAGCTTGCTGAGATGCCAGAAGCCATTATTGAACGTGCACAAATTTTACTAGAGAAATTCGAGGCAAAGGAACACGCAACAGTCAAAAATTCCAAAGAAGAAGATGGAGAATTGCAACTGTCATTCTTTGATGAAGAAGTGAAACAGGAAGAAGTCCATGAGTCACAGGTGGAGCAAGTTGAACCAGTAGAGCAAGTAGTACAAACAAATGCCGAACTTGAAGTGATCGAGCGACTTGAAAAAATGAACATTATGGGAACTTCTCCAATCCAAGCCATCAATGTTCTTTATGAATTGCAACAAACATTGCTAACTAAAAAATAA
- the miaB gene encoding tRNA (N6-isopentenyl adenosine(37)-C2)-methylthiotransferase MiaB produces MNEEQRLASQQVKQPKPEAKPEKDYSKYFERVITTPSLKDAKKRGKEEVKYHKDFSIDEEFRGMGNGRKFFIRTYGCQMNEHDSEVMAGIFMELGYDPTDSIEEADVVLLNTCAIRENAENKVFGELGYLVKYKRQNPEMLIGVCGCMSQEESVVNKILTTYQHVDMVFGTHNIHRLPHILKEAYMSKEMVIEVWSKEGDVIENLPKSRNGAIKAWVNIMYGCDKFCTYCIVPYTRGKERSRRPDEIIQEVRELAAQGYQEIMLLGQNVNAYGKDFTDLEYGLGDLMDEIRQIGIPRVRFTTSHPRDFDDHLIEVLAKGGNLVEHIHLPVQSGSNEILKIMARKYTREHFLDLVRKIKEAMPNVALTTDIIVGYPNETEEQFQETLDLYREVGFEMAFTYIYSPREGTPAAKMTDNVPLEVKKERLQRLNAVVEEFSTAALKKYEGQVVEVLVEGSSKKRDDVLAGYTRKNKLVNFEAPKELIGHIVKVKITDAKSYSLRGEFVEVVNRQEVEV; encoded by the coding sequence ATGAATGAAGAACAACGACTAGCGAGTCAACAAGTGAAACAACCAAAACCTGAAGCGAAGCCTGAAAAGGACTATAGTAAATACTTCGAACGTGTCATTACGACGCCTTCATTAAAAGATGCGAAAAAACGTGGGAAAGAAGAAGTGAAATACCACAAAGATTTCTCAATTGATGAAGAATTTAGAGGCATGGGGAATGGTCGTAAATTTTTTATTCGTACGTATGGCTGCCAAATGAACGAGCACGACTCTGAAGTAATGGCAGGGATCTTCATGGAATTAGGGTATGACCCAACTGATTCAATTGAAGAGGCAGATGTCGTTTTATTAAATACATGTGCAATCCGTGAGAACGCTGAAAATAAAGTATTTGGTGAGTTAGGTTACCTCGTTAAATATAAACGTCAAAACCCTGAAATGTTAATCGGGGTTTGTGGCTGTATGTCACAAGAAGAATCAGTAGTTAATAAAATCTTAACTACATATCAACATGTCGATATGGTATTCGGAACACACAATATTCACCGTCTACCACACATCCTAAAAGAAGCATACATGTCAAAAGAAATGGTTATTGAAGTTTGGTCGAAAGAAGGGGACGTTATTGAGAACCTTCCGAAATCTCGTAACGGTGCCATCAAAGCATGGGTAAACATTATGTACGGATGCGATAAATTCTGTACGTACTGTATCGTCCCTTATACTCGTGGGAAAGAGCGTAGCCGTCGTCCTGATGAGATTATTCAAGAAGTTCGTGAACTTGCAGCACAAGGCTATCAAGAAATCATGTTACTTGGTCAAAACGTAAATGCATACGGAAAAGACTTCACAGATCTTGAGTATGGTTTAGGGGATTTAATGGACGAGATTCGCCAAATTGGTATTCCGCGTGTTCGCTTTACAACAAGTCATCCACGCGACTTCGACGATCACTTAATCGAAGTGTTAGCAAAAGGTGGCAACTTAGTCGAACATATTCATTTACCAGTTCAATCTGGATCAAATGAAATCCTTAAAATTATGGCGCGTAAATATACACGTGAACATTTCTTAGATTTGGTACGCAAAATTAAAGAAGCAATGCCAAACGTAGCGTTAACAACGGATATTATCGTTGGTTATCCAAACGAAACAGAAGAACAATTCCAAGAAACACTGGATCTTTACAGAGAAGTTGGATTTGAAATGGCGTTCACATATATTTATTCACCTCGTGAAGGTACACCTGCAGCAAAAATGACAGATAATGTACCGTTAGAAGTGAAAAAAGAACGTCTGCAACGCTTAAATGCGGTGGTAGAAGAGTTTTCTACAGCTGCGCTTAAAAAATACGAAGGTCAAGTAGTAGAAGTATTAGTTGAAGGTAGCAGTAAAAAACGTGATGACGTTTTAGCTGGTTACACTAGAAAAAATAAATTAGTGAACTTTGAAGCACCTAAAGAATTAATTGGACACATTGTAAAAGTGAAAATTACTGACGCAAAATCTTATTCATTACGTGGTGAGTTTGTGGAGGTAGTTAATCGACAAGAGGTGGAAGTATAA
- the mutL gene encoding DNA mismatch repair endonuclease MutL encodes MGKIQIMDEWLSNKIAAGEVVERPSSVVKELLENAIDAGSTSIEVFLEEAGLTSIQVTDNGSGMDEEDALKSFSRHATSKISKEQDLFRIRTLGFRGEALASIASVSKINLKTSDGENSGIELEMEGGHVINMQPTAFRKGTDITVSQLFFNTPARLKYLKTIQTELGHSIDLLNRLALGNPDIAFKLVHNGQTLLQTNGRGNVQQVLAAIYGVHNAKKMVPFSGESHDYKVHGFATLPEVTRASKNYMSLFVNGRWVKHYLVQKAIVDAYHTYLPIERYPIVVLYIEGDPYLTDVNVHPAKHQVRLSKEPELLSLVEKSVREAIRGAIHVPVVEKKEKPVRVPTEQMNIFKPAPSFDETKLNAIVHKLNEEQLVVKENQTNVMPSVWDETPFEEALPTPVEEPGQEQFDFPMNEEVAPSPPQIEETKPPFPDLEVVGQIHGTYIVAQMEDGFYLIDQHAAQERIKYEYFRDKVGEVDPNERQALLLPLTFHYSADEALVLKENLQGLQEVGIYLEEFGQSSFIVRDHPTWFPKGFEQEIIEELIEEVLKERKPDVKKLREEAAIMMSCKRSIKANYYLTKEQMDTLLRDLRKADNPFTCPHGRPVMIHFSTYEVEKMFKRVM; translated from the coding sequence ATGGGAAAAATTCAAATTATGGATGAATGGCTATCCAATAAAATAGCAGCAGGTGAAGTAGTAGAAAGACCTTCTTCAGTTGTCAAAGAGCTTTTAGAAAATGCCATTGATGCCGGAAGTACATCAATCGAAGTATTTCTTGAAGAAGCTGGTCTTACCTCCATCCAAGTTACAGATAATGGCAGTGGAATGGATGAAGAAGACGCCTTAAAATCGTTTTCTCGCCATGCCACATCGAAAATTTCAAAAGAGCAAGACCTTTTCCGGATTCGTACTTTGGGTTTTCGTGGTGAGGCACTCGCATCGATTGCGTCTGTTTCCAAAATTAATTTAAAAACTTCCGATGGTGAAAATAGTGGAATCGAACTAGAGATGGAAGGTGGGCATGTCATTAATATGCAACCAACTGCCTTTCGTAAAGGGACGGACATTACGGTTTCCCAGTTATTTTTCAACACACCGGCACGTCTAAAATATTTGAAGACGATTCAAACCGAACTTGGCCACTCCATTGATTTACTTAACCGTCTCGCTCTTGGTAATCCAGATATTGCATTTAAACTTGTACATAACGGTCAAACCTTACTTCAAACGAACGGGCGTGGCAATGTGCAACAAGTGCTAGCTGCAATTTATGGTGTTCATAATGCGAAAAAAATGGTGCCGTTTAGTGGAGAAAGTCATGACTACAAAGTGCATGGATTCGCAACCTTACCGGAAGTCACTCGGGCATCGAAAAATTACATGTCTCTTTTTGTAAATGGCCGTTGGGTGAAACATTACCTTGTTCAAAAGGCAATTGTTGATGCCTATCACACGTACTTGCCAATTGAGCGCTATCCGATTGTTGTTCTTTATATTGAGGGGGACCCTTATTTAACGGATGTCAATGTTCATCCCGCAAAACATCAAGTTCGTCTAAGTAAAGAACCTGAATTATTGAGCCTCGTTGAAAAATCAGTTCGTGAGGCGATTCGTGGGGCGATTCATGTTCCTGTTGTGGAGAAAAAGGAAAAACCTGTACGTGTGCCGACCGAGCAAATGAACATCTTTAAACCAGCGCCATCCTTTGATGAAACAAAACTGAACGCGATTGTTCATAAATTAAATGAAGAGCAACTTGTCGTAAAAGAAAACCAAACAAACGTCATGCCATCAGTATGGGATGAAACACCGTTTGAAGAGGCTTTACCGACTCCAGTAGAGGAACCGGGACAAGAGCAATTTGATTTTCCAATGAATGAAGAAGTGGCACCCTCTCCCCCTCAAATTGAGGAGACGAAGCCACCATTCCCAGATCTTGAAGTGGTTGGTCAAATTCATGGAACGTATATTGTGGCGCAAATGGAAGATGGATTTTATCTCATTGACCAACATGCTGCACAAGAACGAATTAAATACGAATATTTCCGTGATAAAGTTGGGGAAGTTGATCCAAATGAAAGACAAGCTCTTTTACTGCCACTGACCTTCCATTATTCAGCCGATGAAGCCTTGGTTTTAAAAGAAAATTTGCAAGGTTTACAAGAAGTGGGGATCTATTTAGAGGAATTTGGACAATCTTCTTTCATTGTTCGCGACCATCCAACGTGGTTTCCAAAAGGATTTGAACAAGAAATTATTGAAGAGTTAATAGAAGAAGTTTTAAAAGAACGCAAACCAGACGTGAAAAAGCTGCGAGAGGAAGCGGCCATTATGATGAGCTGTAAACGTTCAATTAAAGCTAATTATTATTTAACAAAGGAACAAATGGATACATTGCTTCGTGACTTACGAAAAGCAGACAATCCATTTACATGTCCACACGGTCGTCCGGTCATGATTCACTTCTCGACCTATGAAGTGGAGAAAATGTTTAAACGGGTCATGTAG
- a CDS encoding nuclease-related domain-containing protein: MITVERQVPSKIYVLDAIIRRANGNIETIEMIENLLRLAEIGYEGELKVDRLWSEISVPDNSILIHSYETKNDFGNSHQIDTLFVCPNFIVILEIKNLTGYIWYEKEKNQFLRRKKTGEVESFQSPIEQIIRHADFIERTVERLGLTVPIYKMVLIAEPSTVIGPVPADPPIIHAVGLPSKIKELNIQYEGKALHKGHYELLTNHILERHNPTIYKPRFEVPPLRKGALCLCGRIMKFNYGKFICSCGTKSRDPLYQGLHDYRFLYSEWITNSEFRNFFNIENQALVSKVLARLNLQYKGSTKGRKYKIPKDILKRID; the protein is encoded by the coding sequence TTGATTACGGTAGAACGGCAAGTGCCATCAAAAATTTATGTATTAGATGCAATCATAAGAAGAGCAAACGGAAACATTGAAACAATAGAGATGATTGAAAATCTACTGAGATTAGCAGAGATTGGTTACGAAGGAGAGTTGAAGGTGGATCGACTTTGGTCAGAAATTTCAGTACCTGACAATTCAATCCTTATTCATAGCTACGAAACGAAAAATGACTTTGGGAATTCTCATCAAATTGACACTTTATTCGTGTGTCCAAATTTTATCGTCATCCTCGAAATCAAAAACCTTACGGGATATATTTGGTATGAGAAAGAAAAAAATCAATTTCTACGAAGAAAGAAAACCGGTGAAGTAGAGAGCTTTCAAAGTCCTATAGAGCAGATAATCAGACATGCGGACTTTATTGAAAGAACGGTAGAACGCCTAGGTCTAACTGTTCCGATTTATAAAATGGTTTTAATTGCAGAACCCTCAACCGTCATCGGACCAGTACCTGCTGATCCTCCAATTATCCACGCAGTTGGTTTACCTTCCAAAATAAAAGAATTAAATATACAATATGAAGGAAAAGCTCTCCATAAAGGTCACTATGAATTGTTAACAAACCATATTCTTGAACGACACAATCCAACTATTTACAAACCAAGATTTGAAGTTCCTCCTCTAAGGAAAGGAGCACTTTGTTTGTGTGGTAGAATTATGAAGTTTAATTATGGGAAATTTATCTGTTCGTGTGGGACAAAATCTCGTGATCCTTTATATCAGGGGTTACATGACTATCGATTTCTATATAGTGAGTGGATTACAAATAGTGAATTTAGAAATTTCTTCAATATCGAAAACCAAGCTTTAGTGAGTAAAGTTCTAGCTCGATTGAATCTCCAATATAAAGGTTCAACAAAAGGCAGGAAATATAAGATTCCAAAAGATATATTAAAAAGAATAGACTAA
- a CDS encoding DUF6366 family protein yields the protein MSTKKESPEVTRERMRQEELKNNPTGSLNEGFNGGRSPNLSDMSWKETGVLILILIVGYIVFSLFF from the coding sequence ATGTCTACTAAAAAAGAAAGTCCAGAAGTAACGAGAGAACGTATGCGCCAAGAGGAATTAAAAAATAATCCAACTGGTTCATTAAATGAAGGATTCAATGGAGGGCGTTCACCAAATTTAAGTGATATGAGTTGGAAAGAGACTGGTGTATTAATTTTAATCTTGATTGTTGGATATATTGTATTTTCATTATTTTTTTAA
- a CDS encoding YlbF family regulator → MTTKLYTKDEIVEKAKEIAHMIANTEQVEFFKKAEEQINDNQLVREKIASLKTLQKQAVNFQAIGKERAQKLVEDKIDKIQEEIDTLPIVQEFKQSQVEVNELLQLVSNAIANNVTNEIIESTGGDQLRGETGSKVRNSQPGSCS, encoded by the coding sequence ATGACAACAAAACTCTATACTAAAGACGAGATCGTAGAAAAAGCAAAAGAAATCGCACATATGATTGCGAACACAGAACAAGTAGAATTTTTCAAAAAAGCAGAAGAGCAAATTAACGATAACCAATTAGTTCGTGAAAAAATTGCTAGTCTTAAAACACTTCAAAAACAAGCTGTTAACTTCCAAGCGATTGGAAAAGAGCGAGCACAAAAATTAGTGGAAGATAAGATTGATAAAATCCAAGAGGAAATCGATACACTTCCTATCGTTCAAGAGTTCAAACAATCTCAAGTGGAAGTAAATGAACTTTTACAATTAGTATCTAACGCAATTGCGAACAATGTAACAAATGAAATTATTGAATCAACAGGCGGCGATCAATTGCGCGGTGAAACAGGTTCAAAAGTTCGCAACAGCCAACCAGGAAGCTGTTCATAA
- the cotE gene encoding outer spore coat protein CotE, giving the protein MKRLRQIVTKAVIAKGKKRTEASEVLRPPHTPTSILGCWVINHHYSAKKEGKFVVVSGKFDVNVWYAFNNHSKTAVFTETISYKDKVKLHYRDEDIIDSNDCHVRVLQQPNCIEAIINPGGDCFNVVVEREFLVEVIGETKVVVSVHPIEFEEEWRFQDDDDDDDDDRDRKHDRKDESSSSSSSSSSSSSSSSVDSDSRRGKHGKFKDESSSFHL; this is encoded by the coding sequence TTGAAACGTTTACGTCAAATCGTGACTAAAGCGGTAATCGCGAAAGGTAAGAAGAGAACAGAAGCAAGTGAAGTGTTACGTCCACCACATACTCCAACAAGTATTTTAGGATGTTGGGTAATTAACCATCATTACTCAGCAAAAAAAGAAGGCAAATTTGTTGTCGTATCAGGTAAATTCGATGTGAACGTGTGGTACGCGTTCAATAACCACTCAAAAACAGCGGTATTTACAGAAACAATTAGCTATAAAGATAAAGTGAAATTACACTACCGTGACGAAGATATTATCGATTCAAACGATTGCCACGTTCGTGTATTACAACAACCAAACTGTATCGAAGCAATTATCAACCCAGGTGGAGACTGCTTCAACGTTGTAGTGGAACGTGAATTCTTAGTTGAAGTAATCGGTGAAACAAAAGTAGTCGTATCTGTACATCCAATCGAGTTTGAAGAAGAGTGGAGATTCCAAGATGACGATGACGACGATGATGACGATCGTGACCGTAAACACGACCGCAAAGATGAAAGTTCATCTTCTTCATCTAGTTCAAGCTCAAGTTCATCATCTTCAAGCGTAGATTCTGATTCACGCAGAGGGAAACACGGCAAATTTAAAGACGAATCATCTTCATTTCACCTATAA
- a CDS encoding glycerol-3-phosphate dehydrogenase/oxidase, translating into MFSFKERTNIINILNRYSFDVLVIGGGITGAGIALDAASRGLSVALVEMQDFAAGTSSRSTKLVHGGLRYLKQFEVGLVAEVGREREIVYENAVHVTTPEWMLLPLYKEGTLGKLSTSVALNLYDKLANVKKTERRQMLSKKETLEKVPNLKEEGLLGASYYVEYKTDDARLTIEVLKKAVEYKAICLNYARVTDFITEKKKIVGANVRDEISGETITIHAKQIVNATGPWVDEVRKLDQIENGKYLKLTKGIHIVLNQSDFPLEQAVYFDTPDGRMVFAIPRDGKTYVGTTDTFYEEDPVQPIATKEEVVYLLDAIHHIFPDLNLRPEQVESTWAGIRPLIAEDGKDPSEISRKDEIWFSSNGLMTIAGGKLTGYRQMAEEIVDKIVKRHRFKHAQDCETKYLLLSGAKGLNSQNFNDYVANKAKIGEAAGIEYEEAKSLVRRYGTNVDRVFEYARTLELNGLPRALHAELLYAIHHEMIYTPSDFFIRRTGLLYFDIGQVERFKEAVLDIMQEIIGYSDSEKLFYQIQLDQFLEDAKNPAK; encoded by the coding sequence ATGTTCTCATTTAAAGAACGTACAAATATTATAAATATACTAAATCGATATTCGTTTGATGTCTTAGTTATTGGAGGAGGGATTACGGGGGCTGGCATTGCACTTGATGCTGCATCCCGCGGGCTTTCGGTGGCACTTGTGGAAATGCAAGATTTTGCGGCAGGAACTTCAAGTCGTTCCACAAAACTCGTGCACGGAGGACTACGTTACCTGAAACAATTTGAGGTCGGGCTAGTGGCAGAAGTAGGTCGGGAACGTGAAATTGTATATGAAAATGCCGTGCATGTGACAACACCTGAATGGATGCTGCTACCACTTTATAAAGAAGGAACACTCGGAAAACTTTCTACTTCTGTCGCTCTAAATCTTTATGACAAACTAGCCAATGTGAAGAAAACCGAGCGCCGTCAAATGTTATCTAAAAAAGAAACGCTAGAAAAGGTTCCGAATTTGAAAGAGGAGGGGTTACTTGGGGCTAGCTATTATGTGGAATATAAAACAGATGATGCGCGGCTAACGATTGAAGTGCTTAAAAAGGCTGTTGAATATAAAGCAATCTGCCTAAACTATGCTCGGGTAACGGACTTCATCACAGAGAAGAAAAAGATTGTTGGAGCAAATGTACGGGATGAGATTTCGGGTGAAACGATAACGATTCATGCTAAGCAAATTGTCAATGCAACTGGTCCTTGGGTGGATGAAGTGCGAAAACTCGATCAAATTGAAAATGGTAAATACCTAAAACTTACAAAGGGTATACATATAGTCCTGAATCAATCCGATTTCCCACTTGAGCAAGCAGTATATTTCGATACTCCAGATGGGCGAATGGTGTTTGCCATCCCGCGAGATGGTAAGACATATGTCGGCACAACAGATACGTTTTACGAAGAGGATCCAGTTCAACCAATTGCAACGAAGGAAGAAGTCGTTTATTTACTTGATGCGATCCATCACATTTTCCCTGACTTAAATTTGAGACCGGAGCAAGTGGAATCGACTTGGGCTGGGATTCGACCATTAATTGCAGAAGATGGGAAAGATCCTTCCGAAATTTCTCGTAAAGATGAAATATGGTTCTCCTCAAACGGTCTGATGACAATCGCCGGTGGAAAACTGACGGGATATCGCCAAATGGCAGAAGAGATTGTGGACAAAATTGTAAAAAGACATCGCTTTAAACATGCGCAAGATTGTGAAACAAAGTATCTATTATTATCGGGTGCTAAAGGGTTGAACTCACAAAACTTCAATGACTATGTGGCGAACAAAGCGAAAATTGGGGAAGCTGCAGGAATTGAATATGAGGAAGCAAAAAGCCTTGTTAGACGCTACGGAACAAATGTCGATCGAGTTTTTGAGTATGCTCGTACTTTAGAGCTTAACGGTCTTCCGAGGGCTCTTCATGCTGAATTGTTATATGCAATTCATCATGAAATGATCTATACGCCTTCAGACTTTTTCATTCGCAGAACGGGGCTACTGTATTTTGATATTGGGCAAGTGGAACGATTTAAAGAAGCTGTACTGGATATCATGCAAGAAATAATCGGCTATTCAGATAGTGAGAAATTGTTTTATCAAATTCAATTAGACCAATTTTTAGAAGATGCTAAAAACCCAGCAAAATAA